One stretch of Rosistilla oblonga DNA includes these proteins:
- the atpF gene encoding F0F1 ATP synthase subunit B, translating to MKLIRSSCLTALWLTLAMAIVAPAACQAADDHAAKAEAASDHETDGHEQGHAETPFLLKADPGAALWNLAIFAVVFLVLAKFIWPPILEGLQAREAKIHDDLTDAERARSTANAMLSEYQTKLDDAQTQVQSMLAEARRDAEQSKQGIIDEAKAEADRQRDRAVAEIQSAKTVAIGELASHSSAIALQLARQVVGRELNESDHADLIRKSLDNMPSKN from the coding sequence ATGAAGTTAATTCGCTCGAGTTGCCTGACGGCACTATGGCTAACGTTGGCGATGGCAATCGTCGCGCCCGCTGCCTGCCAGGCGGCGGACGACCATGCGGCAAAGGCTGAAGCAGCGTCGGATCACGAAACGGACGGTCACGAACAAGGACACGCGGAAACGCCGTTTTTGTTGAAAGCCGATCCGGGGGCCGCGCTCTGGAACTTGGCGATCTTTGCTGTTGTGTTTTTGGTGTTGGCGAAGTTTATCTGGCCTCCGATTCTCGAAGGTCTGCAAGCTCGCGAAGCCAAGATTCACGACGACCTGACCGACGCCGAACGCGCTCGTTCGACCGCCAATGCGATGTTGTCCGAATATCAAACGAAATTGGACGACGCGCAGACTCAGGTGCAATCGATGTTGGCCGAAGCACGTCGCGATGCGGAGCAATCCAAGCAAGGCATCATCGACGAAGCGAAAGCCGAAGCGGATCGCCAACGCGATCGTGCGGTTGCTGAAATTCAATCCGCCAAGACCGTCGCGATCGGCGAATTGGCAAGTCACTCGTCGGCGATTGCTCTGCAGTTGGCCCGCCAAGTGGTTGGACGTGAGTTGAACGAAAGCGATCACGCCGATTTGATTCGCAAGTCGCTGGACAATATGCCCAGCAAAAACTGA
- the atpB gene encoding F0F1 ATP synthase subunit A — translation MLNISMLAAGHGPVDHVVPHTLHSEPLFTWQVGGPDYDNRWLNIQNGVYEFYITNHMVMTLVAAVLVILVFAWVSRRVRPVGPGLTKYQTRGRGAQLFELLCTFIRDEVARPNLKGLTDKYIYYVWTIFFFILFANILGLIPFGPILRLLTNDPGWEHWGGTATSNLGLNLVLAMASFIAIIVIGIREQGVVHFLAHFNPVGWDWKSPMIGMGLMMFVLEWMGLMIKCTVLAMRLFGTMMAGHLVIAAFIALIFDAAANGAVMGYGVGLAVLFGGVVLTLLELFICALQAFIFTFLTVLFISAGAVGEHDEEHEENPLSDESQMDVDKMIRPQDLRPVTA, via the coding sequence ATGCTAAATATTTCAATGCTCGCAGCGGGGCACGGCCCTGTTGATCATGTCGTCCCTCACACGCTGCACTCCGAGCCGCTGTTTACGTGGCAGGTGGGTGGCCCCGATTACGACAATCGCTGGTTGAATATCCAGAACGGCGTCTACGAGTTTTACATTACCAATCATATGGTGATGACGCTCGTCGCGGCTGTGCTGGTGATCTTGGTGTTCGCATGGGTGTCGCGACGCGTTCGCCCCGTCGGACCAGGATTGACGAAATATCAGACCCGCGGTCGCGGTGCTCAGCTGTTTGAATTGCTGTGCACGTTCATCCGCGATGAGGTCGCCCGTCCCAACCTGAAGGGACTGACCGACAAATACATCTACTATGTCTGGACGATCTTCTTCTTCATTCTGTTTGCCAACATCCTTGGGCTGATCCCATTTGGGCCGATCCTGCGATTGTTGACCAATGATCCCGGTTGGGAACATTGGGGCGGCACGGCGACCAGTAACTTGGGGTTGAACCTGGTGCTTGCGATGGCATCGTTTATCGCGATCATCGTGATCGGTATCCGCGAGCAGGGCGTCGTCCACTTTCTGGCTCACTTCAACCCCGTCGGTTGGGACTGGAAGAGTCCGATGATCGGCATGGGCTTGATGATGTTCGTGCTCGAATGGATGGGGCTGATGATCAAGTGCACCGTCCTTGCCATGCGTCTTTTCGGGACGATGATGGCAGGTCACTTGGTGATCGCCGCGTTTATTGCTTTGATCTTTGACGCCGCTGCAAACGGAGCGGTGATGGGATATGGCGTCGGCTTGGCCGTCTTGTTTGGCGGTGTGGTGCTGACGTTGCTGGAATTATTCATCTGTGCGTTGCAGGCGTTTATCTTCACGTTCTTGACCGTCTTGTTCATCTCCGCTGGTGCGGTCGGCGAACACGACGAGGAGCACGAAGAGAATCCGCTGAGCGACGAATCGCAGATGGATGTAGATAAGATGATTCGACCTCAAGACCTTCGGCCAGTGACGGCTTAG
- a CDS encoding AtpZ/AtpI family protein has product MAGSDDDKPSYLRFAGAGLELAGAMFVPATIGYLIDSHFMWQTPWGFLIGGILGFSAGMYNFIRLANKLNQ; this is encoded by the coding sequence TTGGCAGGCTCCGACGATGACAAGCCGAGCTACTTGAGATTTGCAGGAGCGGGGCTCGAATTGGCCGGCGCGATGTTCGTTCCAGCGACAATTGGTTACCTCATTGATAGCCATTTTATGTGGCAAACTCCTTGGGGTTTTTTGATAGGGGGCATTCTCGGGTTTTCCGCGGGGATGTACAACTTCATCCGATTGGCGAACAAGCTGAATCAATAG
- the atpE gene encoding ATP synthase F0 subunit C, whose translation MLDFMMLLAQSSELGKMGAGLGMGLVILGASLGIGRIGGNAVDAIARQPEAGGRIGTNMLIACALIEGVTVIALILEYILN comes from the coding sequence ATGTTGGACTTCATGATGTTGCTGGCACAATCGTCAGAATTGGGCAAGATGGGCGCTGGATTGGGCATGGGCCTTGTGATCCTGGGCGCTAGCCTTGGCATCGGACGCATCGGCGGCAACGCTGTCGACGCGATCGCACGTCAACCCGAAGCGGGCGGACGGATCGGTACAAACATGCTGATCGCTTGTGCTCTGATCGAAGGTGTGACCGTGATCGCGTTGATTCTTGAGTACATTCTCAATTAG